In a single window of the Rhineura floridana isolate rRhiFlo1 chromosome 3, rRhiFlo1.hap2, whole genome shotgun sequence genome:
- the LOC133380950 gene encoding nuclear factor 7, brain-like, with product MASSLAEDLVCPICLSLFQEPQMLGCGHHFCLSCVKSCLPEGRSKGNCPECRAPFKLPELKRHRVLANLADKARELKLDQELSPRATQAGICEDHEEPLKLFCRQDCVPICVICRDLPQHRGHEFLPTKNAVEYAQGTLKPYQKSLEKQLKEASMEESHQQEEIEELESYNADILNHISIKFEALHQILHEKEKNIKMTVQRMRANNLKEMEGALTFLKEEVSSHTEITAKIKAALETTDHVAFLKGFRELLDEVIDHVEEEEGDDDTASEEDQEYDEEQDESSKEVDEEEEDEISGDEELYTNKTNVVPVFPALKKFKESLDFEAWGEMLEWIKPRQVN from the exons ATGGCCTCCAGCTTGGCCGAGGACCTAGTGTGCCCGATCTGCCTCTCCCTTTTCCAGGAGCCCCAGATGCTGGGCTGCGGCCACCATTTCTGCCTGTCTTGCGTGAAGAGTTGCCTCCCCGAAGGGCGGAGCAAGGGGAATTGCCCGGAATGCCGCGCTCCCTTCAAGCTGCCGGAGCTGAAACGCCACCGAGTCCTGGCAAACCTAGCCGATAAAGCTCGCGAGTTAAAGCTCGACCAGGAGCTCTCGCCGCGTGCCACCCAGGCGGGCATCTGCGAGGACCACGAGGAGCCGCTCAAGCTCTTTTGTCGCCAGGATTGCGTCCCCATCTGCGTGATCTGCCGGGACCTGCCCCAGCATCGAGGGCACGAGTTCCTGCCCACCAAAAATGCTGTCGAATACGCGCAG GGGACACTGAAACCATACCAAAAGTCTCTGGAGAAGCAACTAAAGGAGGCCTCTATGGAAGAATCACATCAGCAGGAAGAAATTGAAGAACTAGAG AGTTACAATGCAGACATCTTAAATCACATTTCCATAAAATTTGAGGCTCTCCACCAGATCCTGCATGAGAAAGAAAAGAATATTAAGATGACCGTCCAGCGGATGAGGGCAAACAACTTGAAGGAAATGGAGGGTGCTTTAACATTCCTGAAAGAGGAAGTGTCTTCACATACTGAGATCACTGCCAAGATTAAAGCAGCATTAGAAACTACAGACCATGTTGCCTTCCTGAAG GGCTTTCGGGAGCTGTTGGATGA AGTCATAGACCAtgtagaggaggaggaaggtgatgaTGACACTGCAAGTGAGGAAGATCAGGAGTATGATGAAGAACAGGATGAAAGTAGCAAAGAGGtggatgaagaggaggaggatgaaaTTTCTGGAGATGAGGAATTGTATACCAATAAGACTAATGTGGTACCTGTGTTTCCAGCCCTCAAGAAATTCAAGGAATCATTGGATTTTGAGGCTTGGGGGGAAATGTTGGAATGGATCAAACCCAGGCAGGTGAACTGA